One part of the Nematostella vectensis chromosome 8, jaNemVect1.1, whole genome shotgun sequence genome encodes these proteins:
- the LOC5516206 gene encoding ficolin-2, giving the protein MASTFASYSRMTRNNAEVTWQKMRKSTLSESRKNRPLLPSCAEIQSEHCDLTSGIFPIALTPCHPLDVYCDLATSGGGWTVIQRRVDGSVDFYRGWDEYKRGFGDKEGEFWLGLDNIHAMTSQRRYRVRFDLEDFEGNTRYAEYDDFRVGDEAAKYQLVSVGTYSGTAGDSLAYHKGSYFSTRDRDNDVYIYSCAVIYEGAWWFKSCIQSHLNGHYHVTSSNAVTSHGIIWYHWHGYGYSLKKSEIKVRPY; this is encoded by the exons ATGGCAAGCACATTTGCGAGTTACTCACGGATGACAAGAAACAATGCAGAGGTGACCTGGCAAAAGATGCGGAAGTCGACTTTATCAGAGTCAAGAAAGAACCGCCCCTTA CTTCCGTCTTGTGCTGAGATCCAATCAGAACACTGCGATCTCACCAGCGGCATATTCCCCATCGCCCTCACTCCCTGTCATCCCCTCGACGTCTACTGCGACCTGGCCACTAGCGGAGGAGGCTGGACTGTCATCCAGAGGCGCGTGGACGGCTCGGTAGATTTCTACCGAGGCTGGGACGAGTACAAGCGGGGGTTTGGTGACAAGGAGGGAGAGTTCTGGCTTGGCCTGGATAATATCCAcgctatgacgtcacagagGCGGTACCGTGTACGCTTTGACTTGGAGGACTTCGAGGGGAACACCCGCTACGCCGAGTACGATGACTTTAGAGTTGGTGATGAGGCGGCAAAGTACCAGCTTGTTTCAGTTGGTACATACTCAG GTACAGCTGGTGATAGTCTCGCCTATCACAAAGGCAGTTATTTCTCGACGCGAGATCGCGATAACGACGTGTACATTTATTCTTGCGCAGTAATATATGAAGGTGCATGGTGGTTTAAATCATGCATTCAAAGCCATCTGAACGGCCATTACCACGTGACCTCATCTAACGCGGTAACTTCACATGGAATCATTTGGTACCACTGGCATGGTTATGGATACTCACTCAAGAAATCAGAAATCAAAGTGCGCCCTTATTAG
- the LOC116620308 gene encoding uncharacterized protein LOC116620308, with protein sequence MFKLNVVFLLFFFAPLSCQQCETFESVDGIRLTGLSFSTLQAENIGICNDKCDADEKCKSINYNKLSKKCELNKTNKDGFPSRVEQAKSAIFSDVRRHTEAGSSEEDAVASCLQVKKLNPRAASGNYWISVNPPNAMRVFCDMTTDSGGWTLVYSYHFTDFANFMGTTNALTPVPDWPITGGGKVSSVTPLNETSYSAMNFTLWKHIGREFMVKSNLAHWVACLPGKGDLVNWKEGSITCRVIKTVGDRCLEVVPYQIVKHGDINCGIALYTDDHYFFFEGSTDRCYPVHDSCGKRNLVSKGSALPTIVPNPSGTIYLR encoded by the exons ATGTTTAAACTGAACGTTGTCTTCTTGCTTTTCTTCTTCGCACCTTTATCATGTCAGCAGTGCGAGACATTTGAGTCTGTGGACGGAATCCGTCTGACTGGACTGTCTTTCTCAACTTTGCAAGCAGAAAACATTGGTATTTGCAATGACAAGTGCGATGCAGACGAGAAATGCAAAAGTATCAACTATAACAAACTTAGCAAGAAATGCGAGTTGAACAAGACGAACAAGGACGGGTTTCCTTCACGAGTGGAACAAGCCAAGTCGGCCATCTTTTCCGATGTTCGCCGTCACACAGAAg CTGGCAGCTCTGAGGAGGACGCCGTGGCTTCGTGTCTCCAAGTAAAAAAGTTGAATCCACGGGCTGCCTCGGGGAACTACTGGATCAGCGTTAATCCGCCAAATgccatgcgcgtgttctgtgATATGACCACGGACAGTGGAGGCTGGACCCTAGTCTACAGCTATCACTTTACTGACTTTGCCAATTTCATGGGAACCACAAATGCTCTCACTCCAGTTCCTGACTGGCCAATAACTGGGGGAGGCAAAGTAAGCAGCGTGACCCCCCTGAACGAGACCTCGTACTCCGCCATGAACTTTACCCTTTGGAAGCACATCGGGAGGGAGTTCATGGTGAAGTCCAACTTGGCCCACTGGGTTGCCTGTCTTCCTGGTAAAGGTGATCTGGTTAACTGGAAAGAGGGTTCCATCACTTGCCGAGTCATCAAGACCGTAGGGGACAGATGCCTAGAAGTCGTGCCTTATCAGATCGTTAAACATGGGGATATCAATTGTGGAATTGCTCTTTACACTGATGATCATTACTTCTTTTTCGAAGGCAGTACCGATCGATGCTATCCTGTGCATGACTCCTGCGGTAAACGAAATTTGGTCAGCAAAGGGAGCGCTCTCCCTACAATCGTACCAAACCCCAGTGGTACCATCTACCTCAGATAG
- the LOC5516243 gene encoding ficolin-2 yields MQSLTFTTTLVFLCLFSTGFSQSNDGTHSNYLATEHGKRSLAKLAKSVQVVDDFACVRECTRVEGVCTSVNFYKDKDSDGKHLCELLTDDKKQCKGDLVKDGEVDFIRVKQQPPLLPSCAEIQSEHLAHTSGIFPIALTPCHPLDVYCDLGTSGGGWTVIQRRVDGSVDFYRDWDDYKRGFGNKEGEFWLGLDNIHALTSQRRYRVRFDLEDFEGNTRYAEYDDFRVGDEAAKYELVSVGTYSGTAGDSLSSHKGLYFSTRDRDNDENNNLSCAVNFEGAWWYGGCFESHLNGRYHVSSSNALYHGIIWRHWHEYEYSLKKSEIKVRPY; encoded by the exons ATGCAGTCATTAACGTTTACAACAACTTtagtttttctttgccttttttcAACGGGGTTTTCTCAGTCCAATGATGGAACCCATTCTAACTATTTAGCAACCGAACATGGCAAACGATCCCTCGCAAAGTTGGCAAAGTCTGTACAAGTTGTGGACGATTTTGCGTGTGTTCGGGAGTGTACTCGCGTCGAGGGAGTGTGCACATCCGTAAATTTCTACAAAGACAAGGACTCTGATGGCAAGCATCTTTGCGAGTTACTCACGGACGACAAGAAACAATGCAAAGGTGACCTGGTAAAAGATGGAGAAGTCGACTTTATCAGAGTCAAGCAACAACCGCCCTTG CTTCCGTCTTGTGCCGAGATCCAATCAGAACACCTTGCTCACACCAGCGGCATATTCCCCATCGCCCTCACCCCCTGTCATCCCCTCGACGTCTACTGCGACCTGGGCACTAGCGGAGGAGGCTGGACTGTCATCCAGAGGCGCGTGGACGGCTCGGTGGATTTCTACCGAGACTGGGACGACTACAAGCGGGGGTTTGGTAACAAGGAGGGAGAGTTCTGGCTGGGGCTGGATAATATCCACGCTTTGACGTCACAGAGGCGGTACCGTGTGCGCTTTGACTTGGAGGACTTCGAGGGGAACACCCGCTACGCCGAGTACGACGACTTTAGAGTTGGTGATGAGGCGGCGAAGTACGAGCTTGTTTCAGTTGGTACATACTCAG GTACAGCTGGTGATAGTCTCTCAAGTCACAAAGGTTTATATTTCTCTACGCGAGATCGCGACAACGACGAGAACAATAATTTATCTTGCGCAGTAAATTTTGAAGGTGCATGGTGGTACGGAGGATGCTTTGAAAGCCATCTGAACGGCCGTTACCACGTGAGCTCATCTAACGCGTTGTATCATGGGATAATCTGGAGACACTGGCATGAATATGAATACTCACTCAAGAAATCAGAAATCAAAGTGCGACCTTATTAG
- the LOC125570314 gene encoding ficolin-1-like codes for TIPRQVVEVCTRCGRLCVCSGVYSRRGVVHIVNFYKDKDYDGKHLCELLTDDKKQCKGDTNLVKDDEVHFIGVKQQPPLLPSCSEIQSEHFAHTSGIFPIALTPCHPLDVYCDLGTSGGGWTVIQRRVDGLVDFYRDWDEYKRGFGDKEGEFWLGLDNIHAMTSQRRYHVRFDLEDFGGNTRYAEYDDFRVGDEAAKYQPVSVGTYSGTAGDSLLIHKGQYFSTRDRDNDVNSDESCAVKYEGAWWFGICFESHLNGRYHVTPSNDYEHGIIWFRWLGYGYSLKKSEIKVRPY; via the exons ACGATCCCTCGCCAAGTTGTTGAAGTCTGTACAAGATGTGGACGACTTTGCGTGTGTTCGGGAGTGTACTCGCGCCGGGGGGTCGTGCACATTGTGAATTTCTACAAAGACAAGGACTATGATGGCAAGCACCTTTGCGAGTTACTCACGGACGACAAGAAACAATGTAAAGGTGATACCAACCTGGTAAAAGATGATGAAGTCCACTTTATCGGAgtcaaacaacaaccgccCTTG cTTCCGTCTTGTTCTGAGATCCAATCAGAACACTTTGCTCACACCAGTGGCATATTCCCCATCGCCCTTACTCCCTGTCACCCCCTCGACGTCTACTGCGACCTGGGCACTAGCGGAGGAGGCTGGACTGTCATTCAGAGGCGCGTGGACGGCTTGGTGGATTTCTACCGAGACTGGGACGAGTACAAGCGGGGGTTTGGTGACAAGGAGGGAGAGTTCTGGTTGGGGCTGGATAATATCCAcgctatgacgtcacagagGCGGTACCATGTGCGCTTTGACTTGGAGGACTTCGGGGGGAACACCCGCTACGCCGAGTACGATGACTTTAGAGTTGGTGATGAGGCGGCGAAGTACCAACCTGTTTCAGTTGGTACATACTCAG GTACAGCTGGTGATAGTCTCTTAATTCATAAAGGTCAATATTTCTCGACTCGAGATCGCGATAATGACGTGAACAGTGATGAATCTTGCGCAGTAAAGTATGAAGGTGCATGGTGGTTCGGAATATGCTTTGAAAGCCATCTGAACGGCCGTTACCACGTGACCCCATCTAACGATTATGAACATGGAATCATATGGTTCCGCTGGCTTGGTTATGGATACTCACTCAAGAAATCAGAAATCAAAGTGCGGCCTTATTAG